One genomic region from Dermacentor variabilis isolate Ectoservices chromosome 6, ASM5094787v1, whole genome shotgun sequence encodes:
- the LOC142586310 gene encoding gastric triacylglycerol lipase-like — protein MHKITLPSLLSIWFACAWLGHSNTFKPEIIKDDEKNVSQLIAGFGYPVEEYTVMTEDSYDIMIQRIPHGRLQKPGPWERKPVAFLMTGLLSSSADFVVNMPDQSLGFILADHGFDVWLGNVRGNCYSKHLNLKRSQKKFWDFSFDEMIQYDLPAQIDLILAETKMNSLLYVGWSQGTMIMFGLLATKPHYNEKVRLFNAMAPAAFIGHMKSSVKRAVPFGAFLKSVFQMALNGAFLAKATSISKQLRKEVCGSYWQGVTCKSSFKFFNGGFPVEMNMTRFPVYMANNPAGSSVRNMYHFAQIIKTNRFQKFDWGLLKNKIKYGQLKPPQYDLSKVTAPVALYWSEGDVLACPDDVRHLKRLLPNVVLCYKVPVPGFTHVDFAWSIKAKNHLYKTILHMMIKYSQMQPPVPHPLEGITHGALQENRKLGESLIIKG, from the exons tCCCAGTTAATTGCAGGCTTTGGTTATCCCGTGGAAGAATACACTGTCATGACCGAAGACTCGTACGACATCATGATACAAAGGATACCACACGGACGCCTACAGAAACCGGGACCATGGGAACGAAAACCTGTCGCCTTTCTGATGACTGGGCTTCTAAGTAGCAGTGCAGACTTCGTCGTAAATATGCCAGATCAGAGCCTAG GATTCATCTTAGCGGACCACGGCTTTGATGTGTGGTTGGGGAACGTAAGAGGCAACTGCTACTCAAAACACCTCAACCTGAAAAGGTCGCAGAAGAAGTTCTGGGATTTCAG TTTCGACGAAATGATCCAGTATGATCTGCCGGCACAAATAGACCTGATCTTGGCCGAGACGAAGATGAATTCGCTGCTCTACGTGGGGTGGTCTCAGGGGACCATGATAATGTTCGGCTTGCTTGCGACGAAACCGCATTACAACGAGAAG GTCCGTCTGTTCAATGCCATGGCACCTGCAGCCTTCATTGGTCACATGAAGTCGAGTGTCAAGCGTGCGGTACCCTTTGGAGCGTTCTTGAAG AGTGTTTTTCAGATGGCGTTAAACGGTGCTTTCCTAGCGAAAGCCACCAGTATCAGCAAGCAATTAAGGAAGGAAGTCTGTGGGAGCTATTGGCAAGGCGTAACTTGCAAATCATCTTTCAAGTTTTTCAATGGAGGATTTCCAGTGGAAATGAACATG ACTAGGTTCCCAGTTTACATGGCTAACAACCCTGCTGGATCTTCGGTACGCAACATGTATCATTTCGCACAG ATAATAAAGACCAATCGATTTCAAAAATTCGATTGGGGTTTACTGAAGAACAAGATAAAATATGGTCAG TTAAAACCGCCTCAGTACGACCTCAGCAAGGTCACAGCACCAGTGGCCCTCTACTGGAGCGAAGGAGACGTCCTGGCCTGTCCAGACGACGTGAGACACCTCAAAAGGCTGCTGCCCAACGTGGTGCTCTGCTACAAGGTGCCCGTGCCCGGCTTCACGCACGTTGACTTTGCGTGGAGCATCAAAGCCAAGAACCACCTGTACAAGACGATTCTGCACATGATGATCAAGTACTCCCAGATGCAACCACCTGTCCCCCATCCCCTAGAGGGCATCACTCATGGAGCGTTGCAAGAGAACAGAAAGCTGGGCGAGTCGCTAATTATTAAAGGTTAA